The DNA region TCCACGTAGCGGCGCTGGCCCTCGGCGTAGAGCGTGTCGAAGGCCAGCGACGACTTGCCGGAACCGGACAGGCCGGTGATCACGATCAGCTTGTCGCGTGGCAGGGTGAGATCGACATTCTTCAGGTTGTGGGTCCGTGCCCCACGGATCAGGATCTTGTCCACTGCAGCCTCGCTTGGCATGCGGAAACCCGCGATTATACGGCTCGCGCCCACTCTGCGGCAAAGGCGCGCGGCTGTGCTGTAGACCGCCGGGACTGCTAGAATGCGCGACATTTTTTGGCGCCGGCACAGGCCGGGCACCCAGGGTCGGGTGCGTGCGCCGCCGAGGGGCACGACGCATTTCCCCGTATCCGTTTCCCATGAGGAATCTATGCACGACTCCCATTCCGAACGCATGAGCGGTCGCGAGACCCGAGCGGCCAGTGGCCTCGCCCTGGTGTTCGCTTTCCGCATGCTCGGCATGTTCATGGTGCTGCCGGTCCTGGCCACCTACGGGCAGGACCTGGCCGGCGCCACGCCCGCGCTGATCGGCTTGGCCATCGGCGCCTACGGCCTGACCCAGGCGGTGCTGCAGATCCCCTTCGGCATCGTCTCCGACCGCATCGGCCGCCTGCCGGTCATCTATATCGGCCTGCTGATCTTCGCCGCCGGCGCGGTGCTCGCCGCCAACGCCGACTCCATCTGGGGCGTCATCGCCGGCCGCGTGTTGCAGGGCGCCGGTGCCATCTCCGCCGCGGTCATGGCGCTGCTCTCCGACCTCACCCGCGAGCAGCACCGCACCAAGGCCATGGCCATGATCGGCATGAGCATCGGCGTGTCCTTCGCCGTCGCCATGGTGGTCGGCCCCCTGGTCACCCGCGCCTTCGGCCTCTCCGGGCTGTTCTGGGTGACCGCCGTGATGGCCCTGGTGGGCATCGTCATCATCGCCCTGGTGGTGCCGCGTGCCGACCACCCGCTGCAGCACCGCGAATCCGGCGTCGCCCGCCAGGCGCTGCTGCCCACCCTCAGGCACCCCGACCTGCTGCGCCTGGACTTCGGCATCCTCGCCCTGCACGCCGTGCTCATGGCCAGCTTCGTCGCGCTGCCGCTGGCGCTGGTGGAGAAGGCCGGCCTGCCCAAGGAGCAGCACTGGTGGGTCTACCTGACCGCGCTGCTGGTGGGCTTCTTCGGCATGGTGCCCTTCATCATCTATGGCGAGAAAAAACGCCGGATGAAGAACGTGCTGCTCGGTGCCGTCAGCGTGCTGCTGGCCTGCGAACTGTTCTTCTGGGCCTTCGGCGACACCCTGCAGGCGCTGGTCATCGGCACCATCGTCTTCTTCACCGCCTTCAACCTGCTGGAAGCCTCGCTGCCGTCGCTGATCAGCAAGGTCGCCCCGGCCGGCGGCAAGGGCACCGCCATGGGCGTCTACTCCACCAGCCAGTTCCTCGGCGCGGCCCTTGGCGGCATCCTCGGCGGCTTCATGTTCCAGCACGGCGGCCTGTCCGTCGTGTTCATCGGATGCGCTGCCATCTGTGCGATTTGGCTCGCCATTGCTGTTACTATGCGCGAGCCTCCGTATGTCACCAGCCTGCGCCTGCCCTTGTCGGCAGCGGCCATCGGCGATGCCGGTCTGGTGGCGCGATTGCTGGCAACGCCCGGAGTGGCGGATGCCGTAGTGGTGGCCGAAGAAGGCGCCATCTATATCAAGTTGGATACCGAACAATTGGACCGCACGTCCCTGGAGCGCCTGATCAACGCGGCGCCCGAACGTGCTGAAGCCTAGGAGAACGTTATGGCCCGTGGGGTTAACAAAGTCATTCTGGTTGGCAACGTCGGCGGCGATCCCGAAGTCCGCTACATGCCCAACGGCAACGCCGTGACCAACGTCACCCTGGCCACCAGCGAAAGCTGGAAGGACAAGCAGACCGGCCAGCAGCAGGAACGCACCGAGTGGCACCGCGTGGTGTTCTTCGGCCGCCTCGCCGAGATCGCCGGCGAGTACCTGCGCAAGGGCTCGCAGGTCTATGTCGAAGGCACCCTGCGCACCCGCGAATGGGAAAAGGACGGCGTCAAGCGCTACACCACCGAGATCGTCGTCGACATCAACGGCCAGATGCAGCTGCTCGGCGGCCGTCCCGGCAACGATGGCGACTCCGCGCCCCGCGCCCCGCGTCCGCAGCGCGAGCCGCAACAGTCCGCCCCGCGCGAACAGCGTCCGGCTCCCCAGCCCGCCGCCCAGCCGGCCCCGGACTACGACAGCTTCGACGACGACATCCCGTTCTGAGTCGAGCCGTTCGGCACAGACAAAGGCGCAGCCCCCCGGCTGCGCCTTTTTCGTTTCTGAAGGAGGAAACGACCCTCGGCGACCCGGTTGTCCACAGCCGGCCTTTGGCCTGTGAGATCAGCCTGCAGCCCCCGTGGGGCGGGACTTTGTGAATGCAGCATCACATTCAGGCCAGGCTCTGGACGCTGGAAAACCGCCTCTATAGGCTTGCCCACCACTCCATCGACCGCCTTCCCGGAACCCACCATGCGACTCAACGGATTGACCGCCGTTCTGCTTCTGGCCGGCCTGCCCCTGTGCAGCATCGCCAGCCCCTACCAGACCCTCGCCCGTGACGCGGAAAACAGCGCCCGCTGGGGCCTGCTCGGCAGTGCCGCCGAGCAGTACCGCGCCATCCTCGCCGACCCGGGCCTGAGCGCCAGCCACCCCCGCGCGCGCCTGGCCCTGGCCAAGGTCCATGCCGACGCCCTCGACTACCCGGCCGCCAAGGCCGAGCTGGCGCGGCTCAAGCAGGACGTCCCCGACTCCG from Pseudomonas tohonis includes:
- a CDS encoding MFS transporter, which produces MHDSHSERMSGRETRAASGLALVFAFRMLGMFMVLPVLATYGQDLAGATPALIGLAIGAYGLTQAVLQIPFGIVSDRIGRLPVIYIGLLIFAAGAVLAANADSIWGVIAGRVLQGAGAISAAVMALLSDLTREQHRTKAMAMIGMSIGVSFAVAMVVGPLVTRAFGLSGLFWVTAVMALVGIVIIALVVPRADHPLQHRESGVARQALLPTLRHPDLLRLDFGILALHAVLMASFVALPLALVEKAGLPKEQHWWVYLTALLVGFFGMVPFIIYGEKKRRMKNVLLGAVSVLLACELFFWAFGDTLQALVIGTIVFFTAFNLLEASLPSLISKVAPAGGKGTAMGVYSTSQFLGAALGGILGGFMFQHGGLSVVFIGCAAICAIWLAIAVTMREPPYVTSLRLPLSAAAIGDAGLVARLLATPGVADAVVVAEEGAIYIKLDTEQLDRTSLERLINAAPERAEA
- a CDS encoding single-stranded DNA-binding protein, which translates into the protein MARGVNKVILVGNVGGDPEVRYMPNGNAVTNVTLATSESWKDKQTGQQQERTEWHRVVFFGRLAEIAGEYLRKGSQVYVEGTLRTREWEKDGVKRYTTEIVVDINGQMQLLGGRPGNDGDSAPRAPRPQREPQQSAPREQRPAPQPAAQPAPDYDSFDDDIPF